Proteins found in one Saccharomyces mikatae IFO 1815 strain IFO1815 genome assembly, chromosome: 3 genomic segment:
- the SMKI03G1460 gene encoding alpha/beta fold hydrolase gives MLNIIAKFHKIQVQDGVKVWYREAGSAENPTILLLHGFPTSSNMFRNLIPLLSTHFHVIAPDLPGLGFTETPDNYMFSFDTLSKNVGYFLDAMKIENIAFIYLIIVLLQASS, from the coding sequence ATGTTAAATATCATTGCAAAATTCCACAAAATTCAAGTTCAAGACGGTGTGAAGGTTTGGTATCGTGAAGCAGGATCAGCAGAAAACCCTACGATTTTATTGCTACATGGGTTCCCCACCTCCTCCAACATGTTCAGGAACCTCATTCCTTTATTAAGTACACACTTCCACGTTATTGCCCCAGATCTACCTGGGTTAGGATTTACAGAGACACCTGACAACTATATGTTCAGCTTTGACACTCTAAGTAAGAATGTCGGATATTTTCTAGATGCTATGaagattgaaaatattgcatttatatatttaattATAGTTCTCTTGCAAGCTTCTAGTTAA